One Echeneis naucrates chromosome 16, fEcheNa1.1, whole genome shotgun sequence DNA window includes the following coding sequences:
- the amfra gene encoding E3 ubiquitin-protein ligase AMFR isoform X2, which yields MPLLFLERFPWPSLQTYTALSAALLAGTLLTVCPSGSSTQPGPEETHSSRISRLIRDGGRLYGDLAADVLLYLLTDRVSVWVIVNTACCVLLLTAKLIQCVVFGPLRVSEKQQLMEKFWNFIFYKFIFVFGVLNVQTVEEVVMWWLWFAVLIFIHLLVQLCKDRFEYLSFSPATPLSSHARVLLLLVVLLLCCGGLATFCSQLARSQGRHTAAFMAAECMLVTVRTTHVMFRYSIHLWDMNQEGSWENKSSYIYYTDLLMELLLLGLDLLHHIHMLLFSNIWLSMASLVLFMQLRFLVQEVQKRIHRHHNYLRVLHNVETQFSVASEDELAVNNDDCAICWDVMSSARKLPCGHLFHSSCLRSWLEQDTSCPTCRMSLNIGDVAEGRADRDTREPVPENAAAGPGPDARPHLNQLNHFFHFDGSRIASWLPSFSVEVMATTNFLAMAPTNPSQLTATAQQIQEMFPQVPLQLILQDLEITRSLEVTTDNILEGRIPTVPPLAVEQPLIQVTPPPEAEGGASSESEQEDDDETDGLEDEDEDGDEEEYSEAAEGQIAEENEMEEGEVQKVELRFCASAEERQRLLLSRREELLQRARRDYLTRKSNTGNPNMSDGDALTSDPLNLQRETLAAAAERRLQRWSDSAH from the exons ATGCCGCTCTTGTTCCTGGAGCGGTTCCCCTGGCCCAGTCTGCAGACATACACGGCCCTGAGCGCGGCCCTGCTGGCCGGGACCCTGCTGACCGTCTGCCCCTCCGGCTCCAGCACTCAGCCCGGCCCGGAGGAGACCCACAGCTCCAGGATCAGCCGCCTCATCCGGGACGGAGGGCGGCTGTACGGAGACCTGGCTGCCGATGTTCTGCTCTACCTGCTGACCGACAGAGTGTCTGTctgg GTGATTGTAAACACAGCCTGCTGTGTCCTGCTGCTGACTGCCAAACTCATccagtgtgttgtgtttgggcCGCTGCGTGTCAGCGAGAAACAG CAACTGATGGAAAAATTCTGGAACTTCATCTTCTACAAGTTCATCTTCGTGTTTGGCGTGCTGAATGTCCAGAcggtggaggaggtggtgatgTGGTGGCTCTGGTTCGCTGTTCTGATCTTCATCCATCTCCTGGTTCAGCTCTGCAAGGACCGATTTGAATAT tTGTCGTTCTCTCCAGCCACCCCTCTGTCCAGCCATGCTcgggtgctgctgctgttggtggtgctgctgttgtgctgcgGTGGTTTGGCGACATTTTGCAGCCAACTGGCTCGTAGTCAGGGCCGCCACACCGCTGCGTTCATGGCTGCAGAG TGTATGTTGGTGACAGTCAGGACGACTCACGTCATGTTTCG ctacTCCATCCACCTGTGGGACATGAACCAGGAGGGCAGCTGGGAGAATAAATCCTCCTACATTTACTACACCGACCTGCTGATGGAGCTGCTCCTCCTGGGCCTCGACCTGCTGCATCACATCCACATGCTG CTCTTCAGTAACATCTGGTTGTCCATGGCCAGTCTGGTCCTCTTCATGCAGCTTCGTTTCCTCGTTCAGGAGGTCCAGAAGAGGATCCATCGCCACCACAACTACCTGCGAGTTCTCCACAACGTGGAGACCCA GTTTTCTGTGGCATCTGAAGATGAACTGGCGGTCAACAACGACGACTGTGCGATCTGCTGGGACGTGATGAGCTCGGCCCGGAAGCTGCCCTGCGGTCACCTCTTCCACAG CTCGTGTCTGCGCTCCTGGCTGGAGCAGGACACGTCATGTCCAACGTGTCGGATGTCTCTGAACATTGGAGACGTGGCTGAGGGGCGTGCAGACAGGGACACCAGGGAGCCCGTCCCCGAAAACGCCGCTGCAGGACCAGGGCCCGACGCCAGGCCGCACCTCAACCAGCTGAACCACTTCTTCCACTTCGATg GTTCTCGTATTGCCAGCTGGCTGCCCAGTTTCTCAGTGGAAGTTATGGCCACAACCAATTTCCTGGCCATGGCGCCGACCAACCCGTCTCAGCTCACAGCCACG GCTCAGCAGATCCAGGAGATGTTCCCTCAGGTTCCCCTCCAGCTCATCCTGCAGGACCTGGAGATCACTCGATCCCTGGAGGTCACCACTGACAACATCCTGGAAGGACGGATCCCGACAGTCCCGCCACTG GCTGTGGAACAACCACTCATTCAGGTGACTCCACCCCCTGAGGCTGAGGGCGGAGCCAGCAGCGAGTCAGAGCAGGAGGATGACGATGAGACGGACGGTCtggaggacgaggacgaggatggagatgaggaggagtaCAGTGAGGCAGCTGAGGGGCAGATTGCTGAAGAGAACGAGATGGAGGAAGGCGAAGTTCAGAAGGTGGAGCTTCGGTTTTGTGCGTCGGCGGAAGAACGACAGAGGCTGCTGCTGAGTAGGAGGGAGGAGCTTCTGCAACGAGCACGCAG ggacTATCTAACCAGGAAGTCCAACACAGGAAACCCAAACATGTCTGATGGCGACGCTCTGACCTCTGATCCCCTGAACCTGCAGCGGGAAACGTTGGCGGCGGCGGCAGAACGGCGCCTGCAGAGATGGTCTGACTCCGCCCACTGA
- the amfra gene encoding E3 ubiquitin-protein ligase AMFR isoform X1 produces MPLLFLERFPWPSLQTYTALSAALLAGTLLTVCPSGSSTQPGPEETHSSRISRLIRDGGRLYGDLAADVLLYLLTDRVSVWVIVNTACCVLLLTAKLIQCVVFGPLRVSEKQQLMEKFWNFIFYKFIFVFGVLNVQTVEEVVMWWLWFAVLIFIHLLVQLCKDRFEYLSFSPATPLSSHARVLLLLVVLLLCCGGLATFCSQLARSQGRHTAAFMAAECMLVTVRTTHVMFRYSIHLWDMNQEGSWENKSSYIYYTDLLMELLLLGLDLLHHIHMLLFSNIWLSMASLVLFMQLRFLVQEVQKRIHRHHNYLRVLHNVETQSVLPAPHLIHQVQRTGTVQPTLCSLSPPRRFSVASEDELAVNNDDCAICWDVMSSARKLPCGHLFHSSCLRSWLEQDTSCPTCRMSLNIGDVAEGRADRDTREPVPENAAAGPGPDARPHLNQLNHFFHFDGSRIASWLPSFSVEVMATTNFLAMAPTNPSQLTATAQQIQEMFPQVPLQLILQDLEITRSLEVTTDNILEGRIPTVPPLAVEQPLIQVTPPPEAEGGASSESEQEDDDETDGLEDEDEDGDEEEYSEAAEGQIAEENEMEEGEVQKVELRFCASAEERQRLLLSRREELLQRARRDYLTRKSNTGNPNMSDGDALTSDPLNLQRETLAAAAERRLQRWSDSAH; encoded by the exons ATGCCGCTCTTGTTCCTGGAGCGGTTCCCCTGGCCCAGTCTGCAGACATACACGGCCCTGAGCGCGGCCCTGCTGGCCGGGACCCTGCTGACCGTCTGCCCCTCCGGCTCCAGCACTCAGCCCGGCCCGGAGGAGACCCACAGCTCCAGGATCAGCCGCCTCATCCGGGACGGAGGGCGGCTGTACGGAGACCTGGCTGCCGATGTTCTGCTCTACCTGCTGACCGACAGAGTGTCTGTctgg GTGATTGTAAACACAGCCTGCTGTGTCCTGCTGCTGACTGCCAAACTCATccagtgtgttgtgtttgggcCGCTGCGTGTCAGCGAGAAACAG CAACTGATGGAAAAATTCTGGAACTTCATCTTCTACAAGTTCATCTTCGTGTTTGGCGTGCTGAATGTCCAGAcggtggaggaggtggtgatgTGGTGGCTCTGGTTCGCTGTTCTGATCTTCATCCATCTCCTGGTTCAGCTCTGCAAGGACCGATTTGAATAT tTGTCGTTCTCTCCAGCCACCCCTCTGTCCAGCCATGCTcgggtgctgctgctgttggtggtgctgctgttgtgctgcgGTGGTTTGGCGACATTTTGCAGCCAACTGGCTCGTAGTCAGGGCCGCCACACCGCTGCGTTCATGGCTGCAGAG TGTATGTTGGTGACAGTCAGGACGACTCACGTCATGTTTCG ctacTCCATCCACCTGTGGGACATGAACCAGGAGGGCAGCTGGGAGAATAAATCCTCCTACATTTACTACACCGACCTGCTGATGGAGCTGCTCCTCCTGGGCCTCGACCTGCTGCATCACATCCACATGCTG CTCTTCAGTAACATCTGGTTGTCCATGGCCAGTCTGGTCCTCTTCATGCAGCTTCGTTTCCTCGTTCAGGAGGTCCAGAAGAGGATCCATCGCCACCACAACTACCTGCGAGTTCTCCACAACGTGGAGACCCAGTCAGTATTACCAGCTCCTCACCTGATCCACCAGGTCCAGAGAACGGGGACAGTCCAACCGACGCTgtgctctctgtctccccctcgAAGGTTTTCTGTGGCATCTGAAGATGAACTGGCGGTCAACAACGACGACTGTGCGATCTGCTGGGACGTGATGAGCTCGGCCCGGAAGCTGCCCTGCGGTCACCTCTTCCACAG CTCGTGTCTGCGCTCCTGGCTGGAGCAGGACACGTCATGTCCAACGTGTCGGATGTCTCTGAACATTGGAGACGTGGCTGAGGGGCGTGCAGACAGGGACACCAGGGAGCCCGTCCCCGAAAACGCCGCTGCAGGACCAGGGCCCGACGCCAGGCCGCACCTCAACCAGCTGAACCACTTCTTCCACTTCGATg GTTCTCGTATTGCCAGCTGGCTGCCCAGTTTCTCAGTGGAAGTTATGGCCACAACCAATTTCCTGGCCATGGCGCCGACCAACCCGTCTCAGCTCACAGCCACG GCTCAGCAGATCCAGGAGATGTTCCCTCAGGTTCCCCTCCAGCTCATCCTGCAGGACCTGGAGATCACTCGATCCCTGGAGGTCACCACTGACAACATCCTGGAAGGACGGATCCCGACAGTCCCGCCACTG GCTGTGGAACAACCACTCATTCAGGTGACTCCACCCCCTGAGGCTGAGGGCGGAGCCAGCAGCGAGTCAGAGCAGGAGGATGACGATGAGACGGACGGTCtggaggacgaggacgaggatggagatgaggaggagtaCAGTGAGGCAGCTGAGGGGCAGATTGCTGAAGAGAACGAGATGGAGGAAGGCGAAGTTCAGAAGGTGGAGCTTCGGTTTTGTGCGTCGGCGGAAGAACGACAGAGGCTGCTGCTGAGTAGGAGGGAGGAGCTTCTGCAACGAGCACGCAG ggacTATCTAACCAGGAAGTCCAACACAGGAAACCCAAACATGTCTGATGGCGACGCTCTGACCTCTGATCCCCTGAACCTGCAGCGGGAAACGTTGGCGGCGGCGGCAGAACGGCGCCTGCAGAGATGGTCTGACTCCGCCCACTGA
- the pdcd2l gene encoding programmed cell death protein 2-like, whose protein sequence is MASAPQEVNLIGVCDGELDPKKYRSSFLTNKVGGRPDWPPAVSPQAPRCGLCGAPSAHVVQVYCPLDASPYHRSLHLFACPAAECSGRSEGWRLLRSQCLESGAAAAGTPGRPAPPPEAPLSATDWCDAADDWGMEGQEGWGGGDTRAQQAEPQAEGSGLSSGLQSLSLGAAEDDGPVFRPFFISVVEESDLCGQQDLDHVQDLLRDYESREGAVAAVGQPDGGEEKYEKTGARHGDAVFSRFMKKVSLCPQQVLRYCHRGKPRFICRPPASMERLVPACGSCGGSRTFELQLMPALVSLLRRKDGGAEAELEFGTVLAYTCEKSCWTAGSGSALEEFCFVQADPDQQFFK, encoded by the exons ATGGCTTCGGCCCCCCAGGAGGTGAACCTGATCGGTGTGTGTGACGGAGAGCTGGACCCGAAGAAGTACCGGTCCTCTTTTCTGACAAACAAAGTCGGGGGCCGGCCGGACTGGCCGCCGGCCGTCTCCCCTCAGGCCCCCCGCTGCGGGCTCTGCGGAGCCCCGTCGGCCCACGTGGTGCAGGTGTATTGCCCCCTGGATGCCTCTCCGTACCACCGGAGCCTCCACCTGTTCGCCTGCCCGGCCGCGGAGTGCAGCGGCCGGTCGGAGGGCTGGCGACTTCTCCGCTCTCAGTGTCTGGAGAGCGGGGCGGCCGCGGCGGGGACACCCGGCCGGCCCGCCCCGCCTCCGGAGGCGCCTCTGTCGGCCACGGACTGGTGCGACGCCGCTGATGACTGGGGCATGGAGGGGCAggaggggtggggagggggcgACACCCGGGCCCAGCAGGCAGAACCCCAGGCTGAAG GCTCCGGGCTCAGCAGCGGCCTCCAGAGTCTCTCCCTGGGAGCAGCGGAGGACGACGGGCCCGTGTTCCGGCCGTTCTTCATCAGTGTGGTGGAGGAGTCGGACCTGTGTGGGCAGCAGGACCTGGACCACGTCCAGGATCTGCTGCGGGACTatgagagcagagagggggCGGTGGCGGCGGTGGGTCAGCCGGACGGCGGCGAGGAGAAGTACGAGAAGACCGGAGCCCGGCACGGAGACGCCGTGTTCTCCAGGTTCATGAAGAAGGTGTCGCTGTGTCCGCAGCAGGTTCTGCGGTACTGCCACAGGGGGAAGCCCCGCTTCATCTGCCGGCCCCCGGCCAGCATGGAGCGGCTGGTTCCGGCCTGCGGCTCCTGTGGAGGCTCCAGGACctttgagctgcagctgatgcCGGCTCTGGTCAGCCTGCTGCGGAGGAAGGACGGCGGCGCGGAGGCGGAGCTGGAGTTCGGGACGGTCCTGGCTTATACCTGTGAAAAGAGCTGCTGGACCGCCGGATCCGGATCGGCCCTGGAGGAGTTCTGCTTCGTTCAGGCGGATCCGGACCAACAGTTCTTTAAATGA
- the LOC115056580 gene encoding nuclear factor of activated T-cells, cytoplasmic 3-like, which yields MSAANCAEELDFRLVFEEDGGPGTAPDVSVRPPSSSTQAVAGQPVSQELQPLYFSPADTYQYVGCHIQGPQYGAQRNPRLFDCPSIQITSIAPNSHVEPDTGLEALAVGGAEGGYPDASWPRGQLYLQLDPCYRDPVLCPSPCSSMSSRSWMSDLSSCESFSHVYDDTEGELSDATCLPLGSPQGSPLGSPGCGGGAFGVELWQQKYQHPLPFSPVLSPHQSPRQSPRQSPRQSPRQSPCHSPRTSVTEESWMNRRPTSRPSSRPTSPCGKRRHSGADPHARSPSPHHSPIPTPNASPRGSVTDETWVGSPGGALGSLLMSGYQELDVPSKTRRTSGSQLGLLPVQGDPGALEPFQDPPGEEGRDQDGLAELFLQVPSHFSWSKPKPGNSPVFKASSPPPLDWPLPSQYDQCELKVEVQPKSYHRAHYETEGSRGSIKAATGGHPVVKLSGYDEQPVSLLLFIGTADDRYLRPHSFYQVHRVTGKTVTTTCQEKIMGYTKVLEVPLIPENNMSVSIDCAGILKLRNADIELKKGETDIGRKNTRVRVVFRVAVPQPDGQLLWLQTTSIPVECSQRSGQELPQVDSFSPASCPVEGGEELLITGANISAQSRVVFTEKGPDGRALWEMDARVVPEKSSASSIVVEVPPYNKKTTGPVHVQFYVSNGKRRRSLMQSFTFLPAVRHHLPVAAAGAQLVKQEHWELDHISHNPPGFNPELSYYDSCDLSVHCGPPSQDAPCLHHPPPPPSIPLQSHLMFPHASSSSSSMPPEISSVPHQTLIPLQTSVIPPQASSVPLQTFTIAPRTSSLPPQATPVGPQRLKSPSLSPSRAFGTPADAQKGQPLLSSTGKVLSIKQEPEDQPNLGSLGLQEITLDDVNEIIDRDIGNLSGGNQPDQYDQYHQYDWEDKSGDAALSFSEDPQ from the exons ATGTCCGCGGCCAACTGCGCCGAGGAACTGGACTTCAGACTGGTGTTCGAGGAGGACGGGGGTCCGGGGACAG CTCCTGATGTCAGCGTGAGgccaccttcctcctccacacagGCTGTGGCTGGGCAGCCCGTCAGCCAGGAGCTGCAGCCTCTATATTTTTCCCCCGCAGACACCTACCAGTATGTAGGCTGCCACATCCAGGGGCCCCAGTATGGGGCCCAGAGGAACCCAAGACTGTTTGACTGCCCCAGTATCCAGATCACCTCCATAGCCCCGAACAGCCATGTGGAGCCCGACACTGGCCTTGAGGCTTTGGCAGTGGGTGGGGCAGAAGGGGGCTACCCTGATGCGTCCTGGCCCAGGGGCCAGCTGTACCTGCAGCTGGACCCCTGCTACCGGGACCCGGTTCTCTGCCCGAGCCCCTGCAGCAGCATGTCGTCCAGGAGCTGGATGTCCGATCTCTCCTCCTGCGAGTCTTTCTCTCACGTCTACGACGACACGGAGGGGGAGCTGTCCGATGCCACCTGCCTCCCACTGGGCTCCCCTCAGGGGTCACCTCTGGGGTCCCCGGGCTGTGGAGGCGGGGCCTTTGGGGTGGAGTTGTGGCAACAAAAATACCAACATCCTTTACCCTTCAGCCCAGTTCTGTCGCCTCATCAGTCGCCCCGTCAGTCGCCCCGTCAGTCGCCCCGTCAGTCGCCCCGTCAGTCGCCCTGTCACTCCCCTCGCACGAGTGTCACAGAGGAGAGCTGGATGAACCGTCGGCCCACTTCCAG GCCCTCATCCAGACCGACCTCCCCCTGTGGAAAGAGACGCCACTCCGGTGCTGATCCTCATGCCCGCTCGCCCTCCCCTCACCACTCACCCATCCCCACTCCCAACGCCTCCCCACGGGGCAGCGTGACAGATGAAACCTGGGTCGGGAGCCCCGGTGGGGCTCTCGGGTCCCTCCTGATGTCTGGCTATCAGGAGCTGGATGTCCCCTCCAAGACAAGGAGGACGTCGGGCAGCCAGCTGGGCCTTCTTCCTGTTCAGGGAGACCCTGGAGCCCTGGAGCCCTTCCAGGATCCTCCTGGGGAGGAGGGACGTGATCAGGATGGCCTGGCTGAGCTCTTCCTTCAGGTGCCCTCCCACTTCAGCTGGAGCAAACCCAAACCTGGAAACTCTCCTGTGTTCAA aGCCTCGTCCCCCCCTCCCCTGGACTGGCCTCTTCCCAGCCAGTATGACCAGTGTGAGCTGAAGGTGGAGGTCCAACCCAAGTCCTACCACAGGGCTCATTATGAGACGGAGGGCAGCAGAGGGTCCATTAAAGCAGCTACCGGAGGACACCCTGTGGTCAAG TTGAGCGGCTACGACGAGCAGCCGGTCAGCCTGCTGCTGTTCATCGGCACTGCGGACGACCGCTACCTTCGCCCTCATTCCTTCTACCAGGTCCACCGTGTGACGGGGAAGACGGTCACCACCACCTGCCAGGAGAAAATTATGGGTTATACCAAAGTCCTGGAGGTTCCTCTGATTCCAGAAAACAACATGTCCGTCAG CATCGACTGCGCCGGCATCCTGAAGCTGCGTAACGCCGACATTGAGCTAAAGAAAGGCGAGACGGATATCGGACGGAAAAACACGAGGGTGCGAGTCGTGTTCAGGGTCGCTGTCCCTCAGCCAGACGGCCAGTTGTTATGGCTACAGACAACGTCTATTCCAGTGGAGTGCT ccCAACGCTCCGGCCAGGAGCTTCCTCAGGTGGACAGCTTCAGTCCAGCCAGCTGCCctgtggagggaggagaggagctgcTCATCACCGGAGCCAACATCTCCGCTCAGTCCAGGGTGGTTTTCACGGAGAAAGGCCCCG ATGGAAGAGCATTGTGGGAAATGGATGCCAGAGTTGTGCCAGAGAAAAGCAGTGCA tctAGCATTGTGGTGGAGGTCCCTCCTTACAATAAGAAGACTACAGGTCCAGTCCATGTCCAGTTCTACGTCTCAAAtgggaagagaagaagaagtctGATGCAGAGCTTCACCTTCCTGCCTGCTGTCAGACATCACCTtcctgtggctgctgctggagcacaGCTGGTCAAGCAGGAGCACTGGGAGCTGGACCACATCTCCCATAATCCACCTGGATTCAACCCTGAGTTGTCGTATTATGATTCCTGTGACCTCTCAGTGCATTGTGGTCCTCCTTCCCAAGATGCGCCTTGtctccatcatcctcctcctcctccctccatccctcttcAGAGCCACTTAATGTTTCCTCAtgcgtcctcctcctcctcctcgatGCCTCCTGAGATCTCCTCTGTACCCCATCAGACCTTGATTCCACTCCAGACTTCGGTCATCCCTCCCCAGGCCTCTTCTGTCCCTCTTCAAACCTTCACCATCGCCCCGCGCACCTCCTCGCTTCCTCCCCAGGCCACCCCTGTTGGGCCTCAGAGGTTAAAATCTCCATCTCTGAGTCCCAGCAGAGCGTTTGGGACTCCTGCTGACGCCCAGAAGGGACAGCCTCTCCTCTCCAGCACCGGAAAAGTGCTGAGCATCAAGCAGGAGCCTGAAGACCAACCAAATCTGGGATCCTTGGGCCTCCAGGAGATCACACTGGATGATG tgaaCGAGATCATCGACAGAGACATTGGCAATCTGAGCGGTGGGAACCAGCCTGACCAGTATGACCAGTACCATCAGTACGACTGGGAGGACAAGTCTGGGGACGCCGCCTTATCGTTCAGTGAAGACCCTCAGTAA
- the dus2 gene encoding tRNA-dihydrouridine(20) synthase [NAD(P)+]-like, with product MAAGRLSFTNITALAPMVRVGTLPMRLLALDYGADVVYCEELIDIKMAQCQRVENDVLQTVDFVAPDDRVMFRTCEREKDRVVFQMGTADPERALTVARLVEKDVAAVDVNMGCPKEYSTKGGMGAALLSDPDMIEAILRKLVSGVSIPVTCKIRVLPSLEETLNLVQRIEKTGIAAVAVHGRFKEERPRHPVHCDYIRAVAQAVSIPVIANGGSLDLVKTNGDIDEFRKATGTSSVMLARAAMWNASVFACEGPLPVERVMEEYLKYAIRYDNHAFNTKYCLCQMLRDKVESPLGKQVQAAQTNAEISEAYGLQEFYRQTQNQLQARRDALQSGSQPVRPVVDGDVTTMAVKFERREYPPQITPKMFLLEWSRREKLEQPQYETVQRSQDRSFQSTVTVGDKKYRSSLWEKSKKFAEQAAAIVCLRVLGIPEGRIGEEDSGLVCKRKREGKANGTTEEERSKKRHVAEIQQETSKIPAVANGERPEQA from the exons ATGGCAGCAGGCCGGCTGAGCTTCACCAACATCACCGCCCTGGCCCCCATGGTCCGGGTGGGGACTCTGCCCATGAGGCTGCTGGCTCTGGACTATGGAGCTGATGTGGTCTACTGTGAG gAGCTGATTGACATCAAAATGGCCCAATGTCAGAGAGTGGAGAACg ATGTGCTGCAGACAGTGGACTTTGTGGCTCCAGACGATCGGGTGATGTTCAGGACGTGTgagagggagaaggacagagtcGTCTTCCAGATG GGGACTGCTGATCCAGAGCGAGCGCTGACCGTGGCCAGACTTGT gGAGAAGGACGTAGCCGCTGTGGACGTGAACATGGGCTGTCCAAAGGAATACTCCACCAAG GGCGGGATGGGAGCCGCTCTGCTGTCAGACCCCGACATGATCGAGGCG ATCCTCAGGAAACTCGTCTCAGGAGTTTCGATACCAGTGACGTGTAAAATCCGAGTCCTGCCTTCG TTGGAGGAAACGCTGAATCTGGTCCAGAGGATCGAGAAGACCGGCATCGCCGCCGTCGCCGTCCACGGCAG GTTCAAGGAGGAACGTCCCCGACACCCAGTCCACTGTGACTACATCCGGGCCGTGGCTCAGGCCGTTTCCATCCCCGTCATCGCCAA tggCGGCTCTCTGGATCTGGTGAAGACTAACGGCGACATCGACGAGTTCAGGAAGGCGACCGGCACATCGTCGGTCATGTTGGCTCGCGCCGCCATGTGGAATGCATCAGTGTTCGCCTGTGAGGGGCCACTTCCTGTGGAGAGGGTCATGGAGGAATACCTGAAATAC GCGATCCGGTACGACAACCACGCCTTCAACACAAAGTACTGTCTGTGTCAGATGCTCAGAGACAAAGTGGAGTCTCCTCTGGGGAAGCAGGTCCAGGCGGCTCAGACCAACGCTGAGATCAG cGAGGCGTACGGGCTGCAGGAGTTTTACCGACAGACCCAGAACCAGCTGCAGGCCCGGAGGGACGCCCTGCAGAGCGGCAGCCAGCCCGTCCGGCCCGTGGTGGACGGAGATGTCACCACCATGGCTGTCAAGTTTGAGCG GCGGGAGTATCCTCCTCAGATCACACCCAAGATGTTCCTGCTGGAGTGGAGCCGGCgagagaagctggagcagcCGCAGTACGAGACG gtgcAGCGCTCTCAGGATCGCAGCTTCCAGTCAACTGTGACTGTCGGAGACAAGAAATACAGATCTTCACTGTG GGAGAAGTCGAAGAAATTTGCAGAGCAAGCGGCCGCCATCGTCTGCCTGCGAGTTCTGGGGATCCCGGAGGGTCGTATCGGCGAGGAAGACTCCGGCCTGGTCTgtaagaggaagagggaggggaaggcCAACGGCACCACCGAAGAAGAGAGGAGCAAGAAACGACACGTAGCTGAAATTCAACAAGAAACCTCAAAGATCCCGGCGGTGGCCAACGGCGAGCGTCCAGAACAGGCGTAG